From the genome of Mixophyes fleayi isolate aMixFle1 chromosome 2, aMixFle1.hap1, whole genome shotgun sequence, one region includes:
- the LOC142139769 gene encoding odorant receptor 131-2-like, giving the protein MNTTGSYNNVTQMPINNSRTSEIITLVFLILTLICFCFFLYFICIVLIVYFTAPHVRDNSRYVLFAHMLINDTMYLSLGLFLALAYQFLYVPASICYFILVITTTTFRVTPYNLAAMALERYLAICYPLRYLMFCTVQRSYFVIIAIWLLGLLPNIADVIVLSTSVKKNFFSQSLLCKQEEFLVQPVQNTIRSFTFIGSLVLVAFAILFTYIKVMLIAQKTGSGQSSASKAGRTVMLHAFQLLLCIVSLTSTITELYGGNYMVMVNFLVFMCVPRLLSPLIYGIRDEVFRKCIRNMFSTICRDQSVQHK; this is encoded by the coding sequence ATGAATACCACAGGATCATACAATAATGTCACTCAAATGCCAATTAACAACAGCAGAACATCTGAAATTATAACTTTGGTTTTCCTCATCTTGACCCTGATTTGCTTTTGCTTCTTCCTCTATTTCATCTGTATTGTGCTGATTGTCTACTTCACAGCCCCTCATGTGCGAGACAACTCCCGATATGTCCTCTTCGCTCACATGCTCATCAATGACACAATGTATCTGTCGCTGGGACTGTTTCTTGCTTTGGCCTATCAGTTTTTATATGTTCCCGCATCCATTTGCTATTTTATCCTTGTCATTACAACAACCACATTTAGAGTCACACCGTACAACTTGGCAGCCATGGCCCTTGAGCGCTACTTAGCTATCTGCTACCCGCTGAGATACTTAATGTTTTGTACAGTTCAAAGGTCCTATTTTGTTATAATAGCTATTTGGCTTCTTGGATTACTCCCTAACATAGCTGACGTCATCGTTCTGAGCACCTCGGTTaagaagaattttttttctcAGAGCTTGTTATGCAAACAGGAAGAATTTCTTGTACAACCTGTGCAAAACACTATAAGATCCTTCACCTTCATTGGTAGTCTTGTTCTGGTGGCTTTTGCCATTTTGTTCACATACATAAAAGTTATGTTAATAGCACAGAAAACTGGCTCTGGTCAATCATCTGCCTCCAAGGCTGGAAGAACTGTCATGCTCCACGCGTTTCAGCTCCTGCTATGTATagtctctctaacctccacaatTACAGAGTTGTATGGTGGAAACTACATGGTCATGGTCAATTTCCTGGTGTTCATGTGTGTACCTCGGCTTCTCAGTCCTCTTATCTATGGCATAAGGGACGAAGTGTTCAGAAAATGCATAAGAAATATGTTTTCCACAATTTGTAGAGACCAATCTGTTCAACATAAATGA